One part of the Melospiza melodia melodia isolate bMelMel2 chromosome 3, bMelMel2.pri, whole genome shotgun sequence genome encodes these proteins:
- the GPATCH11 gene encoding G patch domain-containing protein 11 yields the protein MEGDEEEDYMSDLFLKQDVRPGLPMVRRVKEAIQKEEKQKEANEKNRQKSIKEEEKERRDLVLKSALGNENKGFALLQKMGYKSGQALGKSGEGIVEPIPLNIKTGRSGLGHEELKKRKAEEKLENYRQKLHMKKQANEQAADQFRIRFKTKQEERKMEGDLRKSQRACQQLDMQKDIDVPKETWFWIEPEEEDKKDEEDEEDECTSSDLSVPEKLHILTAYLREKHFYCIWCGTTYEDSEDLSSNCPGDSAADHD from the exons ATGGAGGGAGATGAAGAGGAAGACTATATGTCTGATTTATTTCTTAA ACAGGATGTCAGGCCAGGCTTGCCCATGGTGAGGCGGGTGAAGGAAGCTAttcagaaagaagaaaagcaaaaagaagCCAATGAGAAGAACAGACAAAAAAGcataaaagaagaagaaaaagagagacgTGACTTGGTATTGAAAAGTGCATTGGGCAACGAGAACAAAGGCTTTGCTTTGCTCCAGAAGATGGGCTACAAGAGCGGCCAGGCCCTTGGCAAAAGTG GAGAAGGCATTGTTGAACCTATTCCTCTGAACATAAAAACAG GCAGAAGTGGGCTTGGTCATGAggaattaaaaaagagaaaagctgaaGAAAAACTGGAAAACTATAGACAAAAACTCCATATGAAAAAACAAGCAAATGAACAAGCTGCAGATCAGTTCAG AATAAGATTCAAAACCAAACAAGAAGAACGTAAGATGGAAGGGGACCTGCGAAAAAGCCAGAGGGCCTGCCAGCAACTAGATATGCAAAAA GATATTGATGTTCCCAAGGAGACTTGGTTTTGGATAGAACCTGAAGAGGAAGACAAAAAGGATGAGGAAGACGAGGAAGATGAATGCACAAGCTCAGACTTAAGT GTACCAGAAAAGCTGCACATCCTGACGGCCTATTTGAGAGAGAAGCACTTCTATTGCATTTGGTGTGGAACAACCTATGAAG ACTCTGAAGATTTATCTTCAAACTGTCCTGGAGACAGTGCTGCAGATCATGACTAA